In one Silene latifolia isolate original U9 population chromosome 10, ASM4854445v1, whole genome shotgun sequence genomic region, the following are encoded:
- the LOC141607361 gene encoding uncharacterized protein LOC141607361: MGKVMWSPWVLNKWIIPKQAFLCWLIAHQRLTTQDRLYRMHIIQSNLCFLCGSHEESHEHLFFSCAFSQRCRDLIANWCLIELPCSEVIKWWVQRRDHNACRKKITAVILASIMYNIWNVRNVSRVEGFVSRPECILQRVKNEVKMRVGQLQINSRNPSALAWISYIRQH, from the coding sequence ATGGGCAAGGTGATGTGGTCTCCTTGGGTGCTTAATAAGTGGATCATTCCTAAACAGGCTTTTCTTTGTTGGTTAATTGCTCATCAGAGGTTAACAACTCAGGATAGGTTGTATAGAATGCACATTATTCAGAGCAACCTGTGTTTCCTGTGTGGATCACATGAAGAGTCTCATGAGCATCTATTCTTTTCTTGTGCTTTCAGTCAAAGATGCAGAGACTTAATTGCTAATTGGTGTCTGATTGAGTTGCCATGCTCAGAAGTGATTAAATGGTGGGTTCAGAGGCGAGATCATAATGCTTGCAGGAAGAAGATTACAGCAGTGATTTTAGCCAGCATAATGTATAATATTTGGAATGTTCGAAATGTTAGCAGGGTGGAAGGCTTTGTCAGCAGACCTGAATGTATTCTGCAACGGGTCAAGAATGAGGTGAAAATGCGCGTAGGACAGTTACAGATTAACAGTAGGAATCCTAGTGCTTTAGCTTGGATTTCCTACATTAGACAACACTAG